The Prodigiosinella aquatilis region GCCTGTGCCCTGACACCGATTTCCGCTTTTCATGTTGGAGCGATTGCACAGGGTAGCAGCGGTAACTTGTATTTCGGTGCCAACATCGAGCTGGCCACCATGCCTCTACAGCAAACCATGCACGCGGAACAAAGCGCCGTTACACATGCCTGGATGCGTAACGAAAGCAAGTTACGTGCACTCATGGTCAACTACACGCCTTGTGGCCACTGCCGGCAGTTTATGGCCGAGTTGAATAGTGCGCCAGCGCTGAAAATCTGTTTACCCAACCGACAGACAGCGCCCTTGAGCCATTATCTGCCAGACGCTTTTGGTCCACAGGATCTCTCCATTAGCACACTGTTGATGGATACGGTAGATCACGGACTGACGTTGGCCGAAACCGATCCGCTGACAGTGGCGGCGCTAGTAGCGGCCAACCGTAGCCATGCCCCTTACAGCCAAGCATTCAGCGGTGTGGCGCTGGAGAGTATAACTGGTACGGTTTATGCCGGAAGTTATGCAGAAAACGCGGCGTTTAACCCTAGTCTACCGCCATTACAAACTGCACTGAATATGATGAACCTATCGGGTGAAGCACTTACCGACATCAAACGTGCTGTACTGGTAGAACGTAAAAATTCGTTACTGAGCCAATGGTCAATAACCCATTCCATACTCTCCACGCTGGGTTGTTCTGATATACGACAACAGCTAATTAATTGATATCTCATTAGTAGAGGCGTGAATTGTAACCTCTTCGCTTTGCTGCTGGATGCAACCTATCTGTAATTATTTTAATTAACATTTTCTGTACATATTCTCCGGGTACCTTAAGATCCCCGCTAACATCTTGCCACCGTATACATTTCTGTTACTCAAAGAGTTAAAAGTCATGGAATTAGAACACGAAAGTAAACGCTCCCTCTACATCCCTTATGCTGGTCCCATTCTGCTTGAATTCCCGCTGCTGAATAAAGGCAGTGCCTTTACCGAAGAAGAACGCGCTCAATTCAACCTGAATGGTCTGTTGCCAGAAGCAGTTGAAACCATAGAAGAACAGGCGGAACGTGCCTGGCGTCAATATCAGGAATTCACCAATGATATTGAGAAACACGTTTATCTGCGCAATATTCAGGATACAAACGAAACGCTGTTCTATCGCCTGTTGGAAAATCACCTAAGCGAGATGATGCCCATCATCTACACCCCGACAGTAGGCGAAGCCTGTGAACACTTCTCCGATATCTATCGCCGGGCCCGTGGATTATTCATCTCCTATCCCAATCGTGCACATATCAACGATATGCTGCAAAACGCCACCAAACAGAATGTCAAAGTCATTGTCGTGACCGACGGTGAACGCATTCTCGGTCTGGGTGATCAGGGTATCGGCGGCATGGGTATTCCCATCGGAAAATTGTCACTGTACACCGCCTGTGGTGGCATTAGCCCAGCCTACACGCTGCCAGTGGTACTGGATGCTGGCACCAATAACCCACAGCGTCTGAACGATCCGCTTTATATGGGATGGCGTCACCCACGGATTACCGGTGATGAATACTATGCATTCGTGGATGATTTCATTCAGGCAGTAAAAAACCGCTGGCCGGACGTTCTGTTGCAGTTTGAAGATTTCGCCCAAAACAACGCCACACCACTGCTGAACCGTTATCGTGACGAGATCTGTAGCTTCAACGATGACATTCAGGGTACAGCAGCCGTTACGCTGGGAAGCCTGATTGCCGCCAGTCGTGCCGC contains the following coding sequences:
- the cdd gene encoding cytidine deaminase; this translates as MQPRFHSAFAQLPLSLQSALKPILDNDHFAACLSAKEVNRICADCGMDAETLTLSLLPLAAACALTPISAFHVGAIAQGSSGNLYFGANIELATMPLQQTMHAEQSAVTHAWMRNESKLRALMVNYTPCGHCRQFMAELNSAPALKICLPNRQTAPLSHYLPDAFGPQDLSISTLLMDTVDHGLTLAETDPLTVAALVAANRSHAPYSQAFSGVALESITGTVYAGSYAENAAFNPSLPPLQTALNMMNLSGEALTDIKRAVLVERKNSLLSQWSITHSILSTLGCSDIRQQLIN
- a CDS encoding NAD-dependent malic enzyme, producing MELEHESKRSLYIPYAGPILLEFPLLNKGSAFTEEERAQFNLNGLLPEAVETIEEQAERAWRQYQEFTNDIEKHVYLRNIQDTNETLFYRLLENHLSEMMPIIYTPTVGEACEHFSDIYRRARGLFISYPNRAHINDMLQNATKQNVKVIVVTDGERILGLGDQGIGGMGIPIGKLSLYTACGGISPAYTLPVVLDAGTNNPQRLNDPLYMGWRHPRITGDEYYAFVDDFIQAVKNRWPDVLLQFEDFAQNNATPLLNRYRDEICSFNDDIQGTAAVTLGSLIAASRAAGSQLRDQTVTFLGAGSAGCGIAEQIIAQMKAEGLSDEEARSRVFMVDRFGLLTDKLPNLLDFQSKLVQKSSALAHWDVSSDAISLLEVVRNAKPSIMIGVSGQPGLFSEEIIREMHRHCPRPIVMPLSNPTSRVEARPEDIINWTDGAALVATGSPFTPVTYKDKVYQIDQCNNSYIFPGIGLGVLASGATRITDGMLMAASRALADCSPLANHGEGSLLPDLANIQDVSKYIAQEVGKAAQQQGVAVLTSEDALIKAITHNFWRPQYRTYKRTSF